A single Candidatus Amarolinea dominans DNA region contains:
- a CDS encoding polyprenyl synthetase family protein, which produces MPSFPASSSFSSFSSFSSFSSFASAYLPRVELTLRQTLASPRLAEGTHYAMMRYHMGWLNEEFRPVQANTGKGIRPLLCLLSCAAVGGDPVIALPAAAALELLHNFSLVHDDVEDNSPTRRHRPTVWALWGRPQAINVGDALFAHAFQSLLNLAPVVPAVQVMETVQRFVHACIALTEGQHLDMGFEARLDVTTDDYLQMIRGKTAALLAASVEMGAGLGGAQTQQLSALHHFGESLGLAFQIQDDILGIWGDEQKTGKSAASDILTRKKSLPVLSALNGPQGAALRSLYARPRLTVDEVPAVLELLEAAGARAHAAALVETYSTAALQALQAARLTAPAGDHLRDLALHLLDRQA; this is translated from the coding sequence ATGCCTTCTTTTCCCGCTTCTTCTTCTTTCTCTTCCTTTTCTTCATTTTCTTCATTTTCTTCTTTTGCATCCGCCTACCTGCCGCGCGTTGAACTGACCCTGCGCCAGACCCTGGCCTCGCCGCGCCTGGCCGAAGGGACGCACTATGCGATGATGCGCTATCATATGGGCTGGCTGAATGAGGAGTTTCGCCCTGTGCAGGCTAACACGGGCAAGGGTATCCGCCCGCTGCTCTGCCTGCTGAGCTGCGCGGCCGTCGGCGGCGATCCGGTCATCGCTCTACCGGCCGCGGCCGCGCTGGAGCTGCTGCACAATTTTTCCCTGGTACACGACGATGTGGAAGACAACAGCCCGACGCGCCGCCATCGCCCTACGGTCTGGGCGCTGTGGGGGCGACCGCAGGCCATCAATGTCGGAGATGCCCTCTTTGCCCACGCGTTTCAGAGCCTGCTCAACCTGGCGCCCGTCGTGCCGGCTGTGCAGGTCATGGAGACGGTGCAGCGTTTCGTCCATGCCTGCATCGCCCTCACCGAAGGTCAGCACCTGGACATGGGCTTCGAGGCCCGCCTGGATGTCACCACGGATGACTATCTGCAGATGATTCGTGGCAAGACGGCCGCGCTGCTGGCGGCCAGTGTGGAGATGGGCGCGGGGCTGGGGGGCGCACAAACGCAGCAACTGAGCGCGCTGCATCACTTCGGTGAGTCGCTCGGTCTCGCGTTCCAGATTCAGGATGACATTCTCGGCATCTGGGGCGATGAACAGAAGACGGGCAAATCGGCAGCCAGCGACATCCTGACGCGCAAGAAGTCGCTGCCAGTGCTGTCGGCGCTCAATGGCCCGCAGGGCGCCGCGCTGCGCAGCCTTTACGCCCGCCCCCGCCTGACCGTTGACGAGGTGCCTGCGGTCCTGGAACTGCTGGAGGCGGCCGGCGCCCGTGCCCACGCCGCGGCGCTGGTGGAAACCTACAGCACGGCCGCGCTGCAGGCGCTGCAAGCGGCGCGGCTGACAGCCCCGGCCGGCGATCATCTGCGCGACCTGGCCCTGCATCTGCTCGACCGCCAGGCGTAA
- a CDS encoding ABC-2 family transporter protein, producing the protein MPSSTWQFLKSKWRVYGALAAMEPKLFLAYRIWVWMEFIVQIVAMTIFVYFWRAVYQNANTLSGLSLTQTLNYVLLAQILAPVMATRLIFTMGYGMREGMIGIELLRPVDFQARYYVESLTDVVVALITKLPLLLLGVLIFGVHLPADVLTWAVFAVSLFLGFTVIFFFDWILACLAFYTTEVWGWSYLRYGLGLFFSGALVPLDMMPDWLRSLTLALPFAQSLYVPVSLLSGITPLAGAPRLWLVQILWLVGMAVASRLVFQRAIRAVTVQGG; encoded by the coding sequence ATGCCCAGCTCTACCTGGCAGTTTCTGAAATCGAAATGGCGGGTTTACGGCGCCTTAGCCGCCATGGAGCCGAAACTCTTCCTGGCCTATCGCATCTGGGTCTGGATGGAGTTCATCGTGCAGATCGTCGCCATGACGATTTTCGTCTACTTCTGGCGCGCGGTGTATCAGAACGCCAACACCCTCAGCGGCCTCAGCCTGACACAGACCCTCAACTACGTGCTGCTGGCGCAAATTCTCGCGCCGGTCATGGCCACGCGTCTCATCTTTACGATGGGTTATGGGATGCGCGAAGGCATGATCGGCATCGAACTGCTGCGCCCGGTGGACTTTCAGGCGCGCTACTACGTTGAATCGCTGACCGATGTCGTGGTGGCGCTCATCACCAAGCTGCCCCTCCTGCTGCTGGGGGTGCTGATCTTTGGAGTACACCTGCCGGCCGATGTGCTAACCTGGGCCGTGTTCGCGGTCTCGCTCTTCCTCGGCTTTACTGTCATCTTCTTCTTCGATTGGATTCTGGCCTGTCTGGCCTTCTACACCACCGAGGTGTGGGGATGGAGCTATCTGCGCTACGGCCTGGGCCTTTTTTTCAGCGGTGCGCTGGTGCCGCTCGACATGATGCCCGACTGGCTGCGCAGCCTGACCCTGGCGCTCCCCTTTGCGCAGTCGCTCTACGTGCCGGTTTCACTGCTCAGCGGCATCACGCCCCTCGCCGGCGCGCCGCGGCTGTGGCTGGTGCAGATCCTCTGGCTGGTGGGGATGGCCGTGGCCTCCCGGCTCGTCTTTCAGCGCGCCATTCGTGCGGTCACGGTGCAAGGGGGTTGA
- a CDS encoding glycosyltransferase family 2 protein, producing MTQSRTDIATPPTAPASGAVPLLTIVIPAYNEESRLPSSLSKIDAFLRQQPYQAEVLVVENGSRDDTSGIVERFCADHPYVRLLHSVKGKGAAVQVGMLAAAGDYALICDADLAMPIAETAKLLSAVQNGFDVAIASREGEGAVRFAEPYYRHLMGRVFNTLVRILAIPSLQDTQCGFKLFRRAVAHDVFARQTMGGWAFDVEVLAIALRRGYKVVEVPIHWYFMTESKISALRDTVSMVREVFKVRLNVRRGLYD from the coding sequence ATGACGCAATCACGGACTGATATCGCCACGCCGCCTACGGCGCCGGCCAGCGGGGCTGTCCCGCTGCTCACGATCGTCATCCCTGCGTACAATGAGGAGTCTCGCCTGCCGAGCTCGCTCTCCAAGATTGACGCCTTCTTGCGCCAGCAGCCCTATCAGGCCGAAGTGCTCGTGGTGGAAAACGGCAGCCGGGACGATACCAGCGGCATTGTCGAGCGTTTCTGCGCCGATCATCCCTATGTGCGCCTGCTCCATTCGGTCAAGGGCAAGGGCGCTGCGGTGCAGGTGGGCATGCTGGCCGCGGCCGGGGACTATGCGCTCATCTGCGATGCCGACCTGGCCATGCCGATCGCAGAAACGGCCAAGCTCCTCAGCGCGGTGCAGAACGGCTTCGACGTAGCGATTGCCTCACGCGAAGGCGAAGGGGCGGTACGCTTCGCTGAACCATACTATCGTCATCTCATGGGGCGCGTCTTCAATACGTTGGTGCGCATCTTAGCCATTCCGAGCCTGCAAGATACGCAGTGCGGTTTCAAGCTGTTTCGCCGCGCTGTTGCGCACGATGTCTTTGCGCGCCAAACCATGGGCGGCTGGGCTTTCGATGTCGAAGTGCTGGCCATCGCCCTACGCCGCGGCTACAAGGTGGTGGAGGTGCCCATTCACTGGTATTTCATGACCGAAAGCAAGATCAGCGCCCTGCGCGACACCGTCTCCATGGTGCGCGAGGTGTTCAAGGTGCGGCTCAATGTGCGCCGCGGGTTGTATGATTAG
- a CDS encoding MGMT family protein, with product MANVFERVKVLTRLIPRGRAVTYGQVAAWMGEPRAARTVGWALHGLTHEEAAGAVPWHRVLGRAGPHYARVTTSCETHSAELQRQLLEDEGVEFDQHDRIDLTRFGWDGPTWPVLEQIL from the coding sequence ATGGCAAATGTTTTCGAGCGCGTCAAAGTCCTGACCCGACTGATTCCACGCGGCCGCGCGGTCACCTATGGCCAGGTGGCGGCCTGGATGGGCGAGCCACGCGCCGCGCGCACGGTGGGCTGGGCCTTGCACGGCTTGACACACGAAGAGGCCGCTGGCGCCGTGCCCTGGCATCGGGTGCTGGGCAGGGCTGGCCCGCACTATGCTCGCGTCACCACCAGTTGTGAAACGCACAGCGCCGAGCTCCAGCGCCAATTGCTTGAGGACGAAGGTGTCGAGTTCGATCAGCACGACCGCATTGACCTGACCCGCTTCGGCTGGGACGGCCCCACCTGGCCCGTCCTGGAACAGATCTTGTAA
- a CDS encoding ATP-binding cassette domain-containing protein: MSSIEVKDLTKVYRINQKDPGVRGAVKALFRPRHQDKVAVDHINFRVTPGEVVGYIGVNGAGKSTTIKMLTGILAATSGAVQVMGRDPHRQRVANAREIGVVFGQRSQLWWDLALIESLNLIGQIYEVKPARFQERLAQFSDILELKPLLSVPIRNMSLGQKMRAELAATLIHDPRIVYLDEPTIGLDLIVKERIREFIRQENRENGTTVILTTHDLGDIEELCQRIIIIDSGKLIYDGPLSTIRDRFGKFRVITFEMAADVGPLTAPPGAEVMPVPADDAAAGRKLVLRFNRLRTTASQVAAAIMNQADVVDFSLAEPDLPSIIKQIYSGALD; this comes from the coding sequence ATGAGTAGCATCGAGGTCAAAGACCTGACCAAGGTCTACCGCATCAACCAAAAGGATCCCGGTGTGCGCGGCGCGGTCAAGGCGCTTTTTCGGCCGCGACATCAGGACAAGGTCGCCGTAGATCACATCAACTTCCGGGTGACGCCAGGCGAAGTGGTCGGCTATATCGGCGTCAACGGCGCCGGCAAGTCCACCACGATCAAAATGCTGACCGGCATCCTGGCCGCGACGAGCGGCGCCGTGCAGGTGATGGGGCGTGACCCGCATCGCCAGCGCGTGGCCAATGCACGTGAGATTGGCGTCGTCTTTGGGCAGCGCAGCCAGCTCTGGTGGGATCTGGCGCTGATCGAATCGCTCAATCTGATCGGCCAGATCTACGAAGTCAAGCCTGCTCGTTTTCAGGAGCGCCTGGCACAGTTTTCTGACATCCTGGAGTTGAAGCCGCTGCTCTCGGTTCCCATTCGCAACATGTCCCTGGGTCAGAAGATGCGCGCCGAGCTGGCCGCGACGCTGATCCATGATCCGCGCATCGTTTACCTCGACGAGCCGACCATTGGCTTGGATTTGATCGTCAAAGAGCGCATCCGTGAGTTCATCCGCCAGGAGAATCGTGAAAACGGCACGACCGTCATCCTGACCACGCACGACCTGGGCGACATCGAGGAACTGTGCCAGCGCATCATCATCATTGACAGTGGCAAGCTGATCTATGATGGGCCGCTGAGCACCATCCGGGATCGCTTTGGTAAGTTCCGGGTAATCACGTTCGAGATGGCTGCTGACGTGGGACCGCTGACCGCGCCGCCGGGCGCCGAGGTGATGCCCGTGCCAGCCGATGATGCGGCGGCCGGCCGCAAGCTGGTGCTGCGCTTCAACCGGCTGCGCACCACGGCCAGCCAGGTGGCCGCGGCCATCATGAATCAGGCCGACGTGGTAGATTTTTCACTGGCCGAGCCAGACCTGCCGAGCATCATCAAACAGATCTACAGCGGCGCGTTGGACTGA
- a CDS encoding type 2 isopentenyl-diphosphate Delta-isomerase: MQADRGQPHKERKADHIRINLEEDVTFPNLTTGLESYRLRHQALPELDLGAVELQHSLLGKRLSAPLLISSMTGGTARAQEINQRLAEAAQARGLALGVGSQRTALEAPETAVTFQVRHVAPDILLLANLGAVQLNYGYTVDHCRRAVEMIEADALILHLNPLQEALQTDGNWDWSGLLLKIAQVCRELPVPVIAKEVGWGIGGDLARQLCDAGVAAIDVAGAGGTSWSQVELFRAPTERLRRLARAFADWGLPTATALAECRAALPGVPLIASGGIRSGLDVLKCVALGADAVGLAGPFLKAAAVSTEAVLDTIDTLVEEMRIGMFCAGARNLEQLRAPGRLVRVA, encoded by the coding sequence ATGCAGGCAGATCGCGGCCAGCCCCACAAGGAGCGCAAGGCCGACCACATTCGCATCAACCTGGAAGAAGATGTCACTTTCCCCAACCTGACCACCGGACTGGAGTCTTACCGCCTGCGTCACCAGGCGCTGCCGGAGCTTGATTTAGGCGCTGTTGAGTTGCAGCACTCTCTGCTGGGCAAACGCCTGTCAGCGCCGCTTCTGATTTCATCCATGACAGGCGGCACCGCACGCGCACAGGAGATCAATCAACGCCTGGCGGAGGCGGCACAGGCCCGCGGCCTGGCCCTGGGTGTCGGTTCGCAGCGCACGGCGCTGGAGGCGCCTGAGACAGCCGTCACGTTCCAGGTGCGCCACGTGGCGCCCGACATCCTTCTCCTGGCCAACCTGGGCGCGGTGCAGTTGAATTACGGTTACACCGTGGATCACTGCCGCCGGGCGGTGGAGATGATCGAGGCCGATGCGCTCATTTTGCATCTGAATCCGCTGCAAGAAGCACTGCAAACCGACGGCAACTGGGATTGGTCCGGCCTGTTACTTAAGATCGCGCAGGTCTGTCGCGAGTTACCCGTACCGGTCATTGCCAAAGAGGTTGGTTGGGGCATCGGCGGTGACCTGGCGCGGCAGTTGTGCGATGCCGGAGTTGCGGCCATTGATGTGGCCGGCGCAGGCGGCACCTCCTGGAGTCAGGTGGAGCTTTTCCGGGCGCCCACCGAGCGCCTGCGCCGCCTGGCCCGCGCCTTTGCCGATTGGGGTCTGCCCACCGCGACGGCCCTGGCCGAATGTCGCGCTGCGCTGCCGGGCGTGCCTCTGATCGCCAGCGGGGGCATCCGCAGCGGCCTGGACGTGCTCAAGTGTGTGGCCCTGGGCGCTGACGCGGTGGGCCTGGCCGGGCCGTTCCTCAAAGCCGCCGCGGTCTCGACCGAAGCGGTCCTCGATACGATTGACACCCTGGTCGAAGAGATGCGCATTGGCATGTTCTGTGCCGGGGCGCGCAACCTGGAACAGCTGCGCGCGCCGGGCCGCTTGGTGCGCGTCGCCTGA
- a CDS encoding molybdenum cofactor guanylyltransferase has protein sequence MTGISAIILAGGESRRMGSNKALLSLDGQPLIARTAACLRPLADELIVVTNTPEAYQFLVADFAARLIPDALPARSALVGLYSGLRMARGDLALAVACDMPFLNPALLGFMLTLAQAGYDVVVPQVNDLLEPLHAVYRPASCTPAVERHLLAGDRRMISFYAAVQVCQVTAADVARFDPGRLSFVNVNTPEEWKRWQMFSSASKS, from the coding sequence ATGACTGGCATCTCGGCAATCATCCTGGCCGGCGGTGAAAGCCGGCGCATGGGCAGCAACAAGGCGCTGCTGTCCCTGGACGGGCAGCCGCTGATTGCGCGTACGGCCGCATGCCTGCGCCCGCTGGCCGATGAGCTGATTGTCGTGACCAACACCCCTGAGGCTTATCAGTTCCTGGTGGCCGATTTTGCTGCCCGATTGATACCTGACGCCCTGCCCGCGCGCAGCGCCCTGGTGGGGCTTTACTCCGGCCTGCGCATGGCCCGCGGCGACCTGGCACTGGCGGTGGCCTGCGACATGCCCTTTCTGAACCCGGCACTGCTGGGCTTCATGTTGACGCTGGCGCAGGCGGGGTACGATGTGGTGGTGCCGCAGGTGAACGACCTGCTGGAGCCGCTGCACGCCGTCTATCGGCCGGCCAGCTGTACGCCGGCTGTCGAACGCCATCTGCTGGCGGGTGACCGGCGCATGATCTCTTTTTATGCGGCTGTGCAGGTGTGCCAGGTGACAGCCGCGGACGTGGCGCGCTTCGACCCTGGGCGCCTGTCCTTTGTCAATGTCAACACGCCAGAGGAGTGGAAGCGATGGCAAATGTTTTCGAGCGCGTCAAAGTCCTGA
- a CDS encoding carbon-nitrogen hydrolase family protein yields the protein MREITIAVVQFQPTLNEPDENIRRMSDFINKICTEQPVDLVVFPELTTTGHECGLRFTDYAETVPGPTVSRIAKDAAQYNTHVVFGMVSKAKVESVLYNTAVVIGPDGELIGSYGKVHLKGEERLAFRNGFRFPVFETEWGNLGVLVGWDMAFPEAARSLALDGADVVAVCANWELPHQDEWRAYCVARACENSVFVAAANRVGEEPSYQFFGDSMVLSPRGERYTGLEDNAEGYGIARINLDLVRQAREEFQLFQCRQPLAYRNVVRKY from the coding sequence ATGCGAGAAATTACGATTGCCGTGGTGCAGTTTCAACCAACTCTGAACGAACCGGACGAGAACATCCGCCGCATGTCCGATTTTATCAACAAAATTTGCACCGAGCAGCCGGTTGACCTGGTGGTTTTCCCGGAGCTGACCACCACCGGCCATGAATGTGGCCTGCGCTTCACCGACTATGCCGAAACCGTGCCTGGCCCCACCGTCAGCCGCATCGCCAAGGATGCCGCGCAATACAACACCCATGTCGTCTTCGGCATGGTGTCCAAGGCCAAAGTAGAGAGTGTGCTCTACAACACCGCGGTGGTTATCGGGCCGGACGGGGAACTGATCGGCAGCTATGGCAAAGTTCACCTCAAGGGTGAAGAACGCCTGGCCTTCCGCAACGGCTTCCGCTTCCCGGTCTTCGAGACGGAATGGGGCAACCTGGGCGTGCTGGTCGGCTGGGACATGGCCTTTCCCGAAGCGGCGCGCAGCTTGGCCCTGGATGGCGCGGACGTGGTGGCGGTGTGCGCCAACTGGGAGCTGCCGCATCAGGACGAATGGCGCGCCTACTGCGTGGCCCGCGCGTGCGAAAACTCGGTCTTCGTCGCGGCGGCCAACCGCGTGGGCGAGGAGCCGAGCTACCAGTTCTTTGGCGACTCCATGGTGCTCAGCCCGCGCGGCGAACGCTACACCGGCCTGGAAGACAACGCCGAAGGCTACGGCATTGCGCGCATCAACCTGGACCTGGTGCGCCAGGCGCGCGAGGAGTTTCAGCTCTTCCAGTGCCGCCAGCCGCTGGCCTATCGGAATGTGGTGAGGAAGTATTAG
- a CDS encoding ABC-2 family transporter protein yields MGQVRRYSRLYWLFLLQRLKILMEYRANFLIGASSTVSEQAAGLLMVWVVMRQIPNLAGWSFYEILLVYGLVVLAKSINHMFADNLWTIGHDYIRSGGFDRFLVRPINPLFHLLADRFCHDGVGNFAVGLTLTVTALRTLDVVVTPLTVLYLVVVVLSGGVIFISLNLITCTTAFWIVESIPVTRMVFELHEFAKYPLTIYQRGIGLLLTWLIPYGFASYYPASYLLGRDVSLLAWLSPLVAATLLIIAYRVWLFGLDHYAGTGS; encoded by the coding sequence ATGGGACAGGTGCGACGCTATAGCCGCCTGTACTGGTTGTTCCTGCTGCAGCGGTTGAAAATCCTGATGGAATACCGGGCCAATTTCCTGATCGGCGCGTCCTCCACGGTGTCAGAGCAGGCTGCCGGTCTGCTGATGGTGTGGGTGGTGATGCGCCAGATTCCCAACCTGGCCGGCTGGAGTTTTTACGAAATCCTTCTGGTTTACGGCCTGGTGGTGCTGGCAAAGTCCATCAATCACATGTTTGCCGACAACTTGTGGACCATTGGGCATGACTATATCCGCAGCGGCGGCTTCGACCGCTTCCTGGTGCGGCCGATCAACCCGCTCTTTCACCTGCTGGCCGACCGCTTCTGCCATGATGGCGTCGGCAATTTTGCCGTCGGCCTGACGCTGACCGTCACCGCGCTGCGCACGCTCGACGTTGTGGTGACGCCGCTGACGGTGCTCTACCTGGTCGTTGTGGTGCTCAGCGGCGGCGTTATTTTCATTTCCCTAAACCTCATCACCTGCACCACTGCGTTCTGGATCGTGGAATCCATTCCGGTCACGCGCATGGTGTTCGAACTGCACGAGTTCGCTAAGTACCCGCTGACCATCTATCAGCGCGGCATCGGCTTGCTGCTGACCTGGCTGATCCCCTATGGCTTCGCTTCGTACTACCCGGCTTCGTATCTGCTGGGGCGTGATGTCAGCCTGCTGGCCTGGCTCAGCCCGCTGGTAGCCGCCACCCTGCTCATCATCGCCTATCGGGTCTGGCTTTTCGGCTTGGATCACTACGCAGGAACAGGATCGTAG
- a CDS encoding acyl carrier protein: protein MNDTYDRIKAIIVEQLGVDESRVTMDASFRKDLEADSLDLVELIMAFEEEFGGEISDEEAQTITTVGEAVAYMDAHA from the coding sequence GTGAACGACACTTACGATCGGATCAAGGCGATCATCGTCGAACAGTTGGGCGTGGACGAAAGTCGCGTCACGATGGATGCCAGCTTTCGCAAGGACCTGGAGGCCGATTCACTCGACCTGGTTGAGTTGATTATGGCCTTCGAAGAGGAGTTTGGCGGCGAGATCAGCGACGAAGAAGCTCAGACGATTACCACCGTGGGCGAAGCCGTGGCGTACATGGACGCGCATGCGTAG